One genomic region from Aliarcobacter cryaerophilus ATCC 43158 encodes:
- the mraY gene encoding phospho-N-acetylmuramoyl-pentapeptide-transferase, with amino-acid sequence MFYWLYRHLEINIFQYISVRAGISFFLAFVFTMYLMPKFISWAKSKKASQPIYELAPQAHQAKAGTPTMGGVVFIFSTIIATILTAKLNNFYIVGGLLTLALFSLIGIKDDLSKILKAKNSAGLSARMKLLLQFLSAGFVVAILFYLGHTSDLYIPFYKFPIFEMGILAIIFWMFIIVGSSNAVNLTDGLDGLATVPSILAFSTLSILVYVVGHIGFANYLLMPSISIAGELAIMGAAIIGALIGFLWFNAYPAEVFMGDSGSLPLGAFMGYLAIVAKSEILLIAIGFIFVLETVSVMLQVGSYKLRQKRVFLMAPIHHHFEQKGWKENKIIVRFWIISFMANLVALLSLKLR; translated from the coding sequence TTGTTTTATTGGCTCTACAGACATTTAGAAATAAACATTTTTCAATATATTTCAGTTCGCGCAGGAATTAGCTTTTTTTTAGCTTTTGTTTTTACAATGTATTTAATGCCAAAATTTATAAGTTGGGCAAAAAGCAAAAAAGCTTCACAACCTATATATGAGTTAGCACCACAAGCACATCAAGCAAAAGCAGGAACTCCTACTATGGGTGGAGTAGTTTTTATATTTTCTACAATTATTGCAACAATTCTAACAGCAAAATTAAACAATTTTTATATTGTAGGCGGGCTTTTGACTCTTGCTTTATTTTCACTAATTGGTATAAAAGATGATTTATCAAAAATTCTAAAAGCAAAAAATAGTGCAGGGCTTAGTGCAAGAATGAAACTTCTTTTACAGTTTTTGAGTGCAGGATTTGTTGTAGCAATACTATTTTATCTTGGACATACAAGTGATTTATACATACCATTTTACAAATTTCCTATATTTGAAATGGGAATTTTAGCTATTATTTTTTGGATGTTTATAATTGTTGGATCATCAAATGCAGTAAATCTTACAGATGGGCTTGATGGTTTAGCAACTGTTCCTTCAATCTTAGCATTTTCAACTTTATCAATTTTGGTTTATGTTGTTGGTCACATTGGTTTTGCGAACTATTTATTAATGCCAAGTATTAGCATAGCTGGAGAGTTAGCAATTATGGGAGCTGCAATTATTGGTGCTTTGATTGGGTTTTTGTGGTTTAATGCTTATCCTGCTGAAGTTTTTATGGGAGATAGTGGTTCTTTACCTTTGGGTGCATTTATGGGGTATTTGGCAATTGTTGCAAAATCTGAAATTTTACTGATAGCTATTGGGTTTATTTTTGTGTTGGAGACAGTTTCAGTTATGTTACAAGTTGGTTCATATAAATTAAGACAAAAAAGAGTTTTTTTAATGGCACCTATTCATCACCATTTTGAACAAAAAGGTTGGAAAGAAAATAAAATAATTGTGCGATTTTGGATAATATCTTTTATGGCAAATCTTGTTGCACTATTAAGTTTAAAGTTGAGATAA
- a CDS encoding transglycosylase domain-containing protein — protein MLKFLTKAIIFLGVVLGAITFVYLYDLYQEIKDDIDSVVNYNPKQSTQFFDKNGKLLANTFKDENREYVNYDDIPARVIEGLVAIEDTQFFEHFGVNPDAISRAVIKNIQSGGYSEGASTLTQQLIKVLLLSREKKIIRKVKEALLAVRLETILTKEEILERYLNHVYFGHGYYGVKTAAKGYFKKNLYELTLKEIAILVGLPRAPSFYDPTKNLQVSLARANQVVTRMHTLGWINNEQFEESINETPTIYNQTLTQNIAPYAIDYAVSELVNDIPDILYGGYKVYLTIDLETQEIANAAIKKAYDEAMQRDKNIRDGSKNPDNDAFTKELNAAMLTLESSTGRILAMVGGVDYNQSVFNRAFQSKRQAGSAIKPFLYQTALNEGYNPASQLFDIGRTYTYTVGGVQKKWQPKNYGGNFQGIVSLRDSLVQSRNLSTLNLVTDVGVNTTTDDLKRYGFKDIVDNLSVTLGSMSVNLIEFSQAYTIFSNNGVQVKPYIVEQIVNKDGKSVTFEPQRKELNSPEQSYLITSILKDVVTKGTGRRAAVDGIELVGKTGTTNDNIDAWFCGYSPSIQTIVWFGNDNNTPMRRAETGSTIAAPAFSYFFKKYLEIHPEIPRTFTKPNNVYSGEFMGKEELYTDVSPLPDIDSQIIIDQTSPDGNSMEF, from the coding sequence ATGTTAAAATTTTTAACAAAAGCGATAATATTTTTAGGAGTAGTTCTTGGAGCTATTACATTTGTATATCTATACGATTTATATCAAGAGATAAAAGACGATATAGATAGTGTTGTAAACTACAATCCAAAACAAAGTACACAATTTTTTGATAAAAATGGAAAACTTTTGGCAAATACTTTTAAAGATGAAAATAGAGAGTATGTAAACTATGATGATATTCCAGCACGTGTAATAGAAGGACTTGTTGCTATTGAAGATACACAGTTTTTTGAACATTTTGGAGTAAATCCAGATGCTATTAGTAGAGCTGTTATAAAAAATATTCAATCAGGCGGATATAGTGAAGGTGCTAGTACTCTTACTCAGCAACTTATAAAAGTTTTACTTTTAAGCAGAGAAAAAAAGATTATAAGAAAAGTAAAAGAGGCTTTATTGGCTGTAAGACTTGAAACAATTCTTACAAAAGAGGAGATTTTAGAAAGATATTTAAACCATGTATATTTTGGTCATGGATATTATGGTGTAAAAACTGCTGCAAAAGGTTATTTTAAAAAGAATCTATATGAATTAACTCTAAAAGAGATAGCTATTTTAGTAGGACTTCCTAGAGCTCCTAGTTTTTATGACCCAACAAAAAATCTTCAAGTTTCACTTGCACGTGCAAATCAAGTTGTAACAAGAATGCATACTTTAGGTTGGATTAATAATGAACAATTTGAAGAGTCAATAAACGAAACTCCGACTATTTATAACCAGACTTTGACTCAAAATATTGCTCCATATGCTATTGATTATGCTGTTAGCGAGCTTGTAAATGATATTCCAGATATTTTATATGGTGGATACAAAGTATATTTAACAATAGATTTAGAGACTCAAGAAATTGCAAATGCTGCTATAAAAAAAGCATACGACGAAGCTATGCAAAGAGATAAAAATATAAGAGATGGTTCAAAAAATCCAGATAACGATGCATTTACAAAAGAACTAAATGCCGCTATGTTAACTTTAGAAAGTAGCACTGGAAGAATTTTGGCAATGGTTGGTGGAGTTGATTATAATCAATCAGTATTTAACAGAGCATTCCAATCAAAAAGACAAGCAGGAAGTGCAATAAAACCATTTTTATATCAAACTGCTTTAAATGAAGGATACAATCCAGCTTCACAACTTTTTGATATAGGTAGAACTTACACATATACAGTTGGTGGTGTTCAAAAAAAATGGCAACCAAAAAATTATGGTGGAAACTTTCAAGGAATTGTAAGTCTTAGAGATTCATTAGTACAATCAAGAAATCTTTCAACTTTAAATTTAGTAACAGATGTTGGAGTAAATACTACTACAGATGATTTAAAAAGATATGGATTTAAAGATATTGTTGATAATTTATCTGTAACTTTAGGTTCAATGAGTGTAAATTTAATAGAGTTTAGTCAAGCTTATACAATTTTTTCAAACAATGGAGTACAAGTAAAACCATATATTGTAGAACAAATTGTAAATAAAGATGGAAAAAGTGTAACTTTTGAACCACAAAGAAAAGAGCTTAACTCTCCTGAGCAATCATATTTAATAACTTCTATTTTAAAAGATGTTGTAACAAAAGGGACAGGAAGAAGAGCAGCAGTTGATGGGATAGAACTAGTTGGAAAAACAGGTACAACAAATGATAATATAGATGCTTGGTTTTGTGGTTATTCTCCATCTATTCAAACTATTGTTTGGTTTGGAAATGATAATAATACGCCAATGAGAAGAGCAGAAACAGGAAGCACAATAGCTGCTCCTGCATTTTCATATTTTTTCAAAAAGTATCTTGAAATTCATCCTGAAATACCAAGAACTTTTACAAAACCAAACAATGTTTATAGTGGCGAATTTATGGGTAAAGAAGAACTTTATACAGATGTATCACCACTTCCTGATATAGATTCTCAAATCATTATAGACCAAACATCTCCTGATGGAAATAGTATGGAATTTTAA
- a CDS encoding ATP-binding cassette domain-containing protein codes for MIDIKELKISLNSKNLVDIAFTIKSSTALIGESGSGKSLTLKAILNLLSSSLDVKKNIISDFELSFDTIGFIPQNPFTSLSSMTKIKNQIFCSDKKKEEVFKLLDLPLEILEKYPSQISGGQTQRVVIAIALSRDIKLLLLDEPTTALDFENKTNIINIVKDLKDKLNIKILFVTHDIESIKDICDDIVIIKNGYIAEFGKTQEVLNNPQNEYTKKLLNSSFKNKKFRN; via the coding sequence TTGATAGATATAAAAGAGTTAAAAATTAGTTTAAATAGTAAAAACTTAGTTGATATTGCATTTACTATAAAAAGTTCAACAGCTTTAATAGGAGAGAGTGGAAGTGGTAAATCACTTACACTAAAAGCTATTTTAAATTTACTCTCTAGTTCGTTAGATGTAAAAAAGAATATAATTAGTGATTTTGAATTGAGTTTTGATACTATTGGATTTATTCCACAAAATCCTTTTACATCTCTATCATCTATGACAAAGATAAAAAATCAAATTTTCTGTAGTGATAAGAAAAAAGAAGAGGTTTTTAAACTTTTAGATTTACCTTTAGAAATCTTAGAAAAATATCCTTCACAAATTAGTGGTGGGCAAACTCAAAGAGTTGTAATTGCAATAGCGCTAAGCCGTGATATAAAACTTCTTTTACTTGATGAACCAACAACTGCACTTGATTTTGAAAATAAAACAAATATTATAAATATTGTAAAAGATTTAAAAGATAAGCTAAATATTAAAATACTTTTTGTAACTCATGATATTGAATCAATCAAAGATATTTGTGATGATATTGTGATTATAAAAAACGGGTATATTGCTGAGTTTGGGAAAACACAGGAAGTTCTAAATAACCCACAAAATGAATATACTAAAAAGCTTTTAAACTCAAGCTTTAAAAACAAAAAATTTAGGAATTAA
- the gpmI gene encoding 2,3-bisphosphoglycerate-independent phosphoglycerate mutase — MSKKTVLIITDGIGHNSSCTFNAFCNAKKPTYDYLFSNVPYSLIHTYGEHVGLPENQMGNSEVGHMTIGSGRVLYQDLVKIHLAIKNNSLKDNDVVKNTISNSNNIHLVGLLSDGGVHSHIEHIIALAKICENYGKKVWLHLITDGRDVAPDCAKIYIKQVIDICNDNIKIATIGGRYYGMDRDNRWDRVELAYNAIANATPKTKDNILDFIDSSYKSEIFDEFLIPTALDGYDGIRDKDGVIFCNFRSDRARELSSVFAKDNFKEFARKELKLQLASMTQYDKNIPIPVIFPKDNPTNTLAQVISDAGLSQLHTAETEKYAHVTFFFNGGVEEPFLNETRVLVPSPNVATYDLQPQMSAPAVGKAVKLAMKNQTDFIVVNFANGDMVGHTGVYEAAVKAVEAVDYELGLILEEAKKEDYNIVLTSDHGNCEMMKDEEGNTLTNHTVGDVYCFIIAQNVTKVKEGSLNNIAPTVLKLMQLPIPKEMDEPLI; from the coding sequence ATGAGTAAAAAAACAGTTTTAATTATAACAGATGGTATTGGACATAATAGTTCTTGTACTTTTAATGCCTTTTGTAATGCAAAAAAACCAACATATGACTACCTTTTTTCAAATGTGCCTTATAGTTTAATCCATACTTATGGAGAGCATGTTGGATTACCAGAAAATCAGATGGGAAATAGTGAAGTTGGACATATGACTATTGGAAGTGGAAGAGTTTTATATCAAGATTTAGTAAAAATTCATTTAGCTATTAAAAATAACAGTTTAAAAGATAATGATGTTGTAAAAAATACAATATCAAACTCAAATAATATACATTTAGTAGGACTTTTAAGTGATGGTGGAGTTCACTCTCATATAGAACATATTATTGCTCTTGCAAAGATATGTGAAAACTATGGAAAAAAAGTTTGGCTTCACTTAATAACAGATGGAAGAGATGTAGCCCCTGATTGTGCAAAAATTTATATCAAACAAGTTATAGATATTTGTAATGATAATATCAAAATTGCAACAATTGGTGGAAGATATTATGGAATGGATAGAGATAATAGATGGGATAGAGTAGAACTTGCTTATAATGCAATAGCAAATGCGACTCCAAAAACTAAAGATAATATTTTAGATTTCATAGATAGTTCTTATAAAAGTGAAATATTTGATGAATTTTTAATACCAACTGCATTAGATGGTTATGATGGAATAAGAGATAAAGATGGAGTTATTTTTTGTAATTTTAGAAGCGATAGAGCAAGAGAACTTTCAAGTGTTTTTGCAAAAGATAATTTTAAAGAGTTTGCAAGAAAAGAGCTAAAACTTCAATTAGCAAGTATGACTCAATATGATAAAAATATTCCAATTCCTGTAATTTTTCCAAAAGACAATCCAACAAATACTTTAGCACAAGTTATTTCAGATGCTGGTTTATCTCAACTTCATACAGCAGAAACTGAAAAATATGCTCATGTTACATTTTTCTTTAATGGTGGAGTTGAAGAGCCATTTTTAAATGAAACTAGAGTTTTAGTTCCATCTCCAAATGTAGCAACATATGATTTACAACCACAAATGTCAGCTCCTGCTGTTGGAAAAGCTGTAAAACTTGCTATGAAAAATCAAACTGATTTTATAGTTGTAAACTTTGCAAATGGTGATATGGTAGGACATACTGGAGTTTATGAAGCAGCTGTAAAAGCTGTTGAGGCAGTTGATTATGAACTTGGGCTTATTTTAGAAGAGGCAAAAAAAGAGGACTATAATATAGTTTTAACATCTGATCATGGAAATTGTGAAATGATGAAAGATGAAGAGGGTAATACTCTTACAAATCATACAGTTGGAGATGTTTACTGTTTCATTATTGCACAAAATGTTACAAAAGTAAAAGAGGGAAGCCTAAATAATATTGCACCAACTGTTTTAAAACTAATGCAACTTCCTATTCCAAAAGAGATGGATGAACCATTAATTTGA
- a CDS encoding autotransporter assembly complex protein TamA produces the protein MFKIFLIISILFLNSFANDIKTIDYKGDVDLVLGDFSKSNLDTICGFSYPEIYKIWKKNPTFTPKDIENCSELLKEYSQSLGFYRAKIDYEIKNDIATINIFRNEAIKVSSIKVENEYKKFVNFTKDEVFISSKFTESKKNIRKYLNENGYSKADINAKAYVNLDEYKVELIYIITKNKLQYFGEINIQNSANISQEFLQKNIEFKKGAIYNSKLIDKTYENLYNFGIYKTIIVEPNLNSNSDFIPIDIKLEEGFFKENMFGFGYDSDKKFRFKAQHKNENFLGDLKQFTVGTKVNSEGYELYNNIFDPYFIKDNISLNNDISYENMNYTSYSQKKIEDRLTFSKEIFTLPNSVGFLAEHSTIKSDLKEYQSGTYLLNSLFYEIKLDRRDDSLNPKDGYFLSFYIEDGSKFIGSEYDYLKTVSDLKYIKTFDNLTASFKTKIGTLDRDLPIFKHFFAGGAYSNRGYAYEKVGVKDSDDNPYGGLSMIDSSLEFEYNIYKNIGIVTFFDSTMLSLESNNFNDKFYNSFGFGGRYYTPIGPFRVDFGFPKDDGGFVFHIGIGQVF, from the coding sequence TTGTTTAAAATATTTCTAATTATCTCAATACTATTTTTAAACTCTTTTGCAAATGATATAAAAACTATTGACTATAAAGGCGATGTAGATTTAGTTTTAGGGGATTTTTCTAAATCAAATCTTGATACTATTTGTGGTTTTTCATATCCAGAGATTTATAAAATTTGGAAAAAGAATCCAACTTTTACTCCTAAAGATATAGAAAATTGTAGTGAATTATTAAAAGAGTATTCACAAAGCTTAGGTTTTTATAGAGCCAAAATTGATTATGAGATTAAAAATGATATTGCGACAATAAATATATTTAGAAATGAAGCTATAAAAGTTTCATCTATAAAAGTAGAAAATGAGTATAAAAAATTTGTAAATTTTACAAAAGATGAGGTTTTTATCTCTTCAAAGTTTACTGAATCAAAAAAAAATATAAGAAAGTATTTAAATGAAAATGGTTATTCAAAAGCAGATATAAATGCTAAAGCTTATGTAAATTTGGATGAGTATAAAGTTGAATTAATTTATATAATAACAAAAAACAAACTTCAATACTTTGGTGAGATAAATATTCAAAACAGTGCAAATATTAGTCAAGAGTTTTTACAAAAAAATATTGAGTTTAAAAAAGGAGCTATATATAACTCAAAACTTATTGATAAAACTTATGAAAACCTATATAACTTTGGCATTTATAAAACTATAATAGTTGAGCCAAATCTTAATTCAAATAGTGATTTTATTCCTATAGATATAAAATTAGAAGAAGGCTTTTTCAAAGAAAATATGTTTGGTTTTGGATACGACAGTGATAAAAAATTTAGATTTAAAGCTCAACATAAAAATGAGAACTTTTTAGGAGATTTAAAACAATTTACAGTAGGAACAAAGGTAAATAGTGAAGGCTATGAACTTTACAATAATATCTTTGATCCATATTTTATAAAAGATAATATCTCGTTAAATAACGATATTTCATATGAAAATATGAATTATACAAGTTATTCACAAAAGAAGATAGAAGATAGATTGACTTTTTCAAAAGAGATTTTCACTTTACCAAATAGTGTTGGATTTTTAGCTGAGCACTCTACAATTAAATCAGATTTAAAAGAGTATCAAAGTGGAACTTATCTTTTGAACTCTTTGTTTTATGAGATTAAATTAGATAGAAGAGATGATAGTTTAAATCCTAAAGATGGGTATTTTTTATCTTTTTATATTGAAGATGGATCAAAATTTATAGGAAGTGAGTATGATTATTTAAAAACTGTTTCTGATTTAAAATATATTAAAACTTTTGATAATCTTACTGCGTCTTTTAAAACAAAAATAGGGACTCTTGATAGAGATTTGCCTATTTTTAAACACTTTTTTGCTGGAGGTGCATATAGCAATAGAGGATATGCTTATGAAAAAGTTGGTGTAAAAGATAGTGATGATAACCCATATGGTGGGCTTAGTATGATAGATAGTAGTTTGGAGTTTGAGTATAATATTTATAAAAATATTGGTATTGTTACTTTTTTTGATTCTACAATGCTTAGTTTAGAATCAAATAATTTTAATGATAAATTCTACAACTCTTTTGGGTTTGGTGGTAGATATTACACTCCAATTGGTCCGTTTAGAGTTGATTTTGGTTTTCCAAAAGATGATGGTGGATTTGTATTTCATATAGGAATAGGGCAAGTATTTTGA
- a CDS encoding translocation/assembly module TamB domain-containing protein, whose translation MIILKALKYILFTIISLFLVTFLYLITSKDVTQKIFNYLSVEFPIKYSKVEGTIYEGFKIYDLNYDDMVKAKSIYIKPNIISLLVKEINISDLKVESIGIEDKLISFIKEINQNENKNENSSFESPFSLFIKNLELSMYDFSYENQKIDEIVLNAKNINSNFKDKISADVFAKIKSNLVNLEAKVEIENNFYKLNSNIDLKEYAKSKIYLDATGDLEKVSFSIKSDDLKVLNLKENIEIKDIKLIGNYDIKNSNLDISSLTSILNYEQIFTKLDAKANLLNNDLDSLKFQANFYTTIKKSIYKSLDKDLNIKSNFIGDLKQIEFKNILEANLLKIDDFILKIDSSNLNGVAKIDNKNIEIISTFDIFTNYANKKSNLDLKLNLDDLENLSLNSKSIIESLRYDNFNLKELGNININSSYKKNFLNVDLNSKYINMNLNTKNLKKIMFDFNIKNLNPNTIYKLDKNIKISKISSNIKGEFEDNLILKSNTILNDSFDIDIELKNKNNNLEAKFQNISFKSILNKNGEILDIKTEIRELNIFEKELKKILEIPDLNLFGLANINLEILKNRVNFDILTPKISFENQNIENIDIKGNFEEERVSFDKIDFHIKKAYDINFNKKFTLLKKAFFNISNLSSNFEFENISLNSSKSNQDLILKIATKDFFIEHLVYGKGFIDSNVDINFKENSKIYISGVVNPNKLVSSYNIPALNISNDKDIIIVSNGNNEIKKDFFTKNIALDLKFISKEIKYITKNIELKLDADLQIKKEFEEDLRIFGRVSNINGVFSELGKKYKVENSNLQFRGLESINPILDIKANTKIDNVEIFIDITGSMENPRLNLKSNPSMSSKDILSYLIFGTKFSNSSMNEQNKEAQASLFILNELSKDYVKELGIDILHFDYDPKTQYIETTVGKKIGEKNQIMLKDKATNGELIFLRELTKLWNLELGLMEKTQSIDLIYKKRY comes from the coding sequence TTGATAATTTTAAAAGCTTTAAAGTATATACTTTTTACAATAATATCTTTATTTTTAGTAACATTTTTATATCTTATTACATCAAAAGATGTTACACAAAAGATATTTAACTATCTTAGTGTTGAATTTCCTATAAAATATAGTAAAGTTGAAGGAACCATATATGAAGGGTTTAAAATATATGATTTAAACTACGATGATATGGTAAAAGCAAAAAGTATATATATAAAACCTAATATTATTTCACTTTTAGTAAAAGAGATAAATATTTCTGATTTAAAAGTAGAAAGTATAGGAATAGAAGATAAATTAATCTCTTTTATAAAAGAGATTAATCAAAATGAAAATAAAAATGAAAATAGTAGTTTTGAGTCTCCTTTTTCTCTGTTTATAAAAAATCTTGAACTCTCAATGTATGATTTTTCATACGAAAATCAAAAAATAGATGAGATAGTTTTAAATGCTAAAAATATCAACTCAAATTTTAAAGATAAAATAAGTGCCGATGTATTTGCAAAAATCAAATCAAACTTAGTAAATCTTGAAGCAAAAGTAGAGATAGAAAATAATTTCTATAAACTTAACTCAAATATTGATTTAAAAGAGTATGCAAAATCAAAAATCTATTTAGATGCAACTGGGGATTTAGAAAAAGTTAGTTTTTCTATAAAAAGTGATGATTTAAAAGTTTTAAACTTAAAAGAGAACATTGAGATAAAAGATATAAAACTTATAGGAAATTATGATATTAAAAATTCTAATCTTGATATTTCAAGTTTAACATCTATTTTAAATTATGAGCAAATTTTTACAAAACTAGATGCAAAAGCGAATCTTTTAAACAATGATTTAGATAGTTTAAAATTTCAAGCAAATTTTTACACAACAATAAAAAAGAGTATTTATAAATCTTTAGATAAAGATTTAAATATAAAATCAAATTTCATTGGAGATTTAAAGCAGATAGAATTTAAAAATATTTTAGAAGCAAATTTGCTAAAAATAGATGATTTTATTTTAAAAATAGATAGTTCAAATTTAAATGGAGTTGCAAAAATAGATAATAAAAATATAGAGATTATTTCTACTTTTGATATTTTTACTAATTATGCAAATAAAAAATCTAATTTGGATTTAAAGTTAAATTTAGATGATTTAGAAAATTTATCTTTAAATTCAAAATCTATTATTGAAAGTTTAAGATATGATAATTTTAATTTAAAAGAATTGGGAAATATTAATATAAACTCTAGTTACAAAAAAAACTTTTTGAATGTGGATTTAAACTCAAAGTATATAAATATGAATTTAAATACAAAAAATCTCAAAAAGATTATGTTTGATTTTAATATAAAAAATTTAAATCCAAATACTATTTATAAATTAGATAAAAATATAAAAATTTCAAAGATAAGCTCAAATATAAAAGGAGAGTTTGAAGATAATCTTATTTTAAAATCAAATACTATTTTAAATGATAGTTTTGATATAGATATTGAACTAAAAAATAAAAACAATAATCTTGAAGCAAAGTTTCAAAATATCTCTTTTAAATCAATTTTAAATAAAAACGGTGAAATTTTAGATATAAAAACAGAGATAAGAGAGCTTAATATATTCGAAAAAGAGTTAAAAAAGATTTTAGAAATTCCAGATTTAAATCTTTTTGGTTTGGCAAATATTAATTTAGAAATATTAAAAAATAGAGTTAATTTTGATATTTTAACTCCTAAAATTTCTTTTGAAAATCAAAATATAGAAAATATAGATATAAAAGGAAATTTTGAAGAAGAGAGGGTTAGTTTTGATAAGATAGATTTTCATATAAAAAAAGCATATGATATAAATTTTAATAAAAAATTTACACTATTAAAAAAGGCTTTTTTTAATATATCAAATCTTTCTTCAAACTTTGAGTTTGAAAATATTTCTTTAAATAGTTCAAAAAGTAATCAAGATTTGATTTTAAAAATAGCTACAAAAGATTTCTTTATAGAGCACCTTGTGTATGGAAAAGGATTTATAGATTCTAATGTTGATATTAATTTTAAAGAAAATAGTAAAATCTATATATCTGGAGTTGTAAATCCAAATAAATTAGTAAGTTCTTATAATATTCCGGCTTTAAATATTAGTAATGATAAAGATATAATTATTGTAAGTAATGGAAATAATGAGATAAAAAAAGATTTTTTTACTAAAAATATTGCACTTGATTTAAAATTTATCTCAAAAGAGATTAAATATATTACAAAAAATATAGAACTAAAACTAGATGCCGATTTACAAATCAAAAAAGAGTTTGAAGAGGATTTAAGAATTTTTGGAAGAGTTTCAAATATAAATGGAGTTTTTAGTGAACTTGGAAAAAAATATAAAGTAGAGAATTCAAATTTGCAATTTAGAGGTTTAGAAAGTATAAATCCTATTTTAGATATTAAAGCAAATACAAAAATTGATAATGTAGAGATTTTTATTGATATTACAGGTTCTATGGAAAATCCTAGATTAAACTTAAAATCAAATCCATCTATGAGTTCAAAAGATATTTTGTCTTATTTGATTTTTGGAACAAAATTTTCAAATAGTTCAATGAATGAACAAAATAAAGAGGCTCAAGCTTCTTTATTTATATTAAATGAGTTATCAAAAGATTATGTAAAAGAGTTAGGAATTGATATATTACACTTTGATTATGACCCAAAAACTCAATATATAGAGACAACAGTTGGTAAAAAAATAGGTGAGAAAAATCAAATTATGCTTAAAGATAAAGCTACAAATGGAGAGTTGATTTTTTTAAGAGAGCTTACAAAACTTTGGAATTTGGAGTTGGGTCTTATGGAAAAGACCCAAAGCATAGATTTGATTTACAAAAAAAGATATTAA